The Chryseobacterium sp. 52 genome includes a region encoding these proteins:
- the pckA gene encoding phosphoenolpyruvate carboxykinase (ATP) encodes MKHAKIIQDLEKLGIKGNYELVYNPSYEELYQAEVSPENQGFEKAELTESGAVSVKTGIFTGRSPKDRYIVQDDVTRDTIFWDGKVNLPTTAENFDSCKGLVLNQLSEAKKIYVVDAFCGTNTDTRLKVRFIVEVAWQAHFVTNMFIRPSHYELENFGEPDFTVINGSKTTNPNWEAQGLNSENFIMFNLTEKLQIIGGTWYGGEMKKGMFAMMNYYLPLKGMASMHCSANVGEEGDVALFFGLSGTGKTTLSADPKRFLIGDDEHGWDNNGVFNYEGGCYAKVIDLSEEKEPDIFRAIKRDALLENVVINNGIADYTDGSITENTRVSYPIYHINKIVLPSKAGHAKKIVYLSADAFGVLPPVSILDENQAQYHFLCGYTSKLAGTERGITEPEPSFSPAFGEAFLTLHPTMYSKTLIGKMKEHGAKAYLVNTGWNGTGKRISLKDTRAIIDAIIDGSIETAPKTQVPIMNLEIPTQLPNVSEGILDPRETYSNAAEWEEKAKDLAARYIKNFEQYCDTEEGKKLIASGPQLQQQTI; translated from the coding sequence ATGAAACACGCTAAAATCATCCAGGATTTAGAAAAATTAGGGATTAAAGGAAATTATGAATTAGTCTATAACCCGTCTTACGAAGAGTTATACCAGGCTGAAGTGTCTCCTGAAAATCAAGGCTTTGAGAAAGCTGAACTTACTGAATCAGGCGCAGTATCAGTTAAAACTGGAATTTTCACAGGTCGTTCTCCTAAAGACAGATACATAGTTCAGGATGATGTTACAAGAGATACAATTTTCTGGGACGGTAAAGTAAACCTTCCTACCACAGCGGAAAATTTTGATTCTTGTAAAGGATTAGTGCTGAACCAGCTTTCTGAGGCTAAGAAAATTTATGTAGTTGATGCTTTTTGTGGTACCAATACAGATACTAGACTAAAAGTAAGGTTCATCGTTGAAGTAGCGTGGCAGGCGCATTTTGTTACTAATATGTTCATCCGTCCGTCTCATTACGAACTTGAAAACTTCGGAGAACCGGATTTCACAGTAATTAATGGTTCTAAAACAACAAACCCGAACTGGGAAGCTCAGGGATTAAATTCTGAAAACTTCATTATGTTCAACCTTACTGAAAAACTACAGATCATCGGAGGTACATGGTACGGAGGTGAAATGAAGAAAGGGATGTTTGCTATGATGAACTATTACCTTCCATTGAAGGGCATGGCTTCTATGCACTGTTCTGCAAACGTAGGGGAAGAAGGTGATGTTGCACTTTTCTTCGGTCTTTCAGGAACTGGAAAAACAACTTTATCTGCAGATCCAAAAAGATTCCTGATTGGTGATGATGAGCACGGTTGGGATAATAACGGAGTATTCAACTATGAAGGTGGATGTTACGCTAAAGTAATTGACCTATCTGAAGAAAAAGAACCGGATATTTTCAGAGCGATCAAGAGAGATGCACTCCTTGAAAACGTTGTGATAAACAATGGTATTGCTGACTATACAGACGGTTCTATCACTGAAAATACAAGAGTATCTTACCCGATTTATCATATCAACAAGATTGTTCTTCCTTCTAAGGCGGGGCATGCTAAGAAGATCGTTTATCTTTCTGCGGATGCATTCGGAGTATTGCCTCCGGTTTCTATTTTAGATGAAAATCAGGCACAATACCACTTCCTTTGTGGATATACTTCCAAATTGGCGGGTACAGAAAGAGGAATTACTGAGCCAGAACCATCTTTCTCTCCTGCATTCGGAGAAGCTTTCCTTACTCTTCATCCAACAATGTATTCTAAGACATTGATCGGAAAAATGAAGGAACACGGAGCTAAAGCATATCTGGTAAACACAGGATGGAATGGAACAGGAAAAAGAATTTCTCTGAAAGATACAAGAGCGATTATCGATGCCATCATTGACGGTTCTATCGAAACGGCTCCTAAAACTCAGGTTCCAATTATGAATCTTGAAATTCCTACACAGCTTCCAAATGTTTCTGAAGGGATTCTTGATCCTAGAGAAACATACAGCAATGCTGCAGAATGGGAAGAAAAAGCAAAAGATCTTGCTGCAAGATATATCAAAAACTTTGAACAGTACTGTGACACTGAAGAAGGGAAGAAGCTTATTGCTTCAGGACCTCAGCTTCAGCAACAGACTATCTAA
- a CDS encoding GYDIA family GHMP kinase, producing MSGIFSPGKLMLTSEYFAIDGALVLAVPTKLGQEFFFEEKEDNKSLIFWEAYHQNKLWLTVLIDYEKWEILETNIPSSSAEFILKTLKNVQQLSETRFKNNFTYHLKTNLQFPADYGLGSSSTLMNNLAEWARINPFHLNSISLGGSGYDIAVAKEKSAILFRNKPEISYEKVDFNPLFKNELIFIHLNQKQDSREGINFYKSKTKSQILVDEFSDITKKVLLCNELQSFSDLMMIHEQKISKFLEIPTVKEKFFTDCPVFVKSLGAWGGDFVMSAKFDGYKDYFWGKGFNAVFEWSDIINL from the coding sequence ATGAGCGGAATATTTTCACCGGGTAAGCTTATGCTGACTTCAGAATATTTTGCAATAGACGGAGCTCTTGTCCTGGCGGTACCTACCAAGCTTGGACAAGAGTTTTTTTTTGAAGAAAAAGAAGATAATAAATCCCTGATCTTTTGGGAAGCTTATCACCAGAACAAATTATGGCTGACAGTTCTCATTGATTATGAAAAATGGGAGATTCTGGAAACCAATATTCCATCATCAAGTGCTGAATTTATCCTAAAGACACTAAAGAATGTTCAGCAGCTTTCTGAAACCAGATTTAAAAATAACTTTACATACCATCTTAAAACCAATCTTCAGTTTCCTGCAGATTATGGGCTTGGAAGCAGTTCTACCTTAATGAACAACCTTGCAGAGTGGGCAAGAATTAATCCTTTTCATCTAAATAGCATTAGTTTAGGGGGCAGTGGTTATGATATTGCCGTTGCAAAAGAAAAATCAGCCATCCTTTTCAGGAATAAGCCTGAGATTAGTTATGAAAAAGTAGATTTCAATCCACTGTTCAAAAACGAGCTCATCTTTATTCATTTAAATCAGAAACAGGACAGCAGAGAAGGAATCAATTTCTACAAGTCTAAAACGAAGTCCCAAATACTCGTTGATGAATTTTCGGATATCACAAAAAAAGTTTTGTTATGCAATGAATTGCAAAGTTTTTCTGATCTGATGATGATTCATGAACAAAAAATTTCAAAATTCCTTGAAATTCCCACAGTTAAAGAGAAGTTTTTTACAGATTGCCCTGTTTTTGTTAAAAGTTTAGGAGCTTGGGGCGGAGATTTTGTGATGAGTGCTAAATTTGACGGCTATAAGGACTATTTTTGGGGAAAAGGTTTTAATGCCGTTTTTGAATGGTCCGATATAATTAATTTATAA
- the fabD gene encoding ACP S-malonyltransferase, giving the protein MKALVFPGQGSQFVGMGKELYDSRKDIKDLMESANEILGFDILALMFNGTDGDLKKTEVTQPSIFIHSVAALKAVNGLGAEMVAGHSLGEFSALVANGVLSFDDGLKLVFERAKAMQAACDANPSSMAAILGLEDAKVEEICAQVSGIVVPANYNCPGQLVISGETSAVEEACAKLKEAGAKRALLLPVNGAFHSPLMQPAQERLAAAIEKTKFRKATIPVYQNITTTAVTNPEEIKQNLIAQLTGPVKWTQSVQNMIKDGASNFVEVGPGKTLQGLIRKIDSSVDVASAI; this is encoded by the coding sequence ATGAAAGCACTTGTATTTCCTGGGCAGGGTTCTCAGTTCGTAGGAATGGGAAAAGAATTGTACGATTCTAGAAAAGACATTAAGGACTTAATGGAATCTGCCAATGAAATTTTAGGTTTCGATATCCTTGCGTTGATGTTCAACGGGACGGATGGAGATCTTAAGAAAACAGAGGTTACCCAGCCTTCAATCTTTATACATTCAGTAGCTGCTTTAAAAGCAGTGAACGGTCTTGGAGCCGAAATGGTTGCAGGACATTCTTTAGGAGAATTTTCAGCGTTAGTGGCCAATGGAGTTTTATCTTTTGACGACGGTCTGAAATTAGTATTCGAAAGAGCAAAAGCAATGCAGGCAGCTTGTGATGCTAATCCAAGCTCTATGGCAGCTATTTTAGGTCTTGAAGACGCTAAAGTTGAAGAGATCTGTGCACAGGTCAGCGGTATTGTGGTACCTGCTAACTACAACTGTCCGGGCCAATTGGTTATTTCTGGAGAAACTTCAGCAGTAGAAGAAGCTTGTGCAAAACTTAAAGAAGCAGGTGCAAAAAGAGCCCTATTGCTTCCTGTAAACGGAGCATTCCATTCACCATTGATGCAGCCTGCACAAGAAAGACTGGCAGCAGCCATTGAAAAAACAAAATTCAGAAAAGCAACTATTCCGGTATACCAGAATATCACCACTACAGCAGTGACAAATCCTGAGGAGATCAAACAAAATCTGATTGCTCAGCTTACAGGTCCTGTAAAGTGGACGCAATCTGTTCAGAACATGATCAAAGACGGAGCATCTAACTTCGTGGAAGTGGGTCCTGGAAAAACTCTTCAGGGACTGATCAGGAAGATTGACAGTTCTGTAGATGTTGCTTCTGCAATCTAA
- a CDS encoding LysM peptidoglycan-binding domain-containing protein → MIKRFFILSSLCIVLGVSAQNSHTVVKGDNPYNIAKKYGITVDELLKLNPKFKDGKLAIGDVVTVKAGKQNAQASKPAAVEKVKPNQSSAQVGKIILQPKQTVYGITKQYRISETDLRKLNPELDAHMKIGDEITLPLDSIKKYGGDQQVAPLTVEPKPTEPHSGINATASVEASMYVIQAKDNYYRITKQFGISQQELYALNPGLEEKGLKPGETIIVKNSKTDTSSVAEPVNPKTKIDSGNEKSATVAATSAGTTDDYVTYTVQQGDTVFSIVNKFGISIDELIALNPDLSKGLKSGMVLKIKKQDPAYVKKNGDALSVVLMLPFGYSTNETQYRGMALDFLTGAKLAIERNARGGQKLDIKIVDSGNEASFKNSMAQINPDNTDLIIGPFFKSNVIDVLDFTKNQKIPVVAPFANSPELYNYSNLIIVETNDQTYADKIVEEVRTVYSDQKIYVVADTKKEIANYIKGGLEKAVKNPNIMIVNSPAEIQLDQNMMTGQSAPVIAILASDNDTAGDAFANKMITLSKEVQGVKAFSMYYSPVFEKKVDDLSQASLVYLMDRKINAEGSFEKEILAAYKSKYCKTPPKYAIVGFDVVNDMLTRENKKGEIFKQMNKVQTQLATKFEFVKSKANGAYVNTGYRVIRLVP, encoded by the coding sequence ATGATAAAGAGGTTTTTTATTCTGTCCAGTTTATGTATAGTTTTAGGTGTATCTGCCCAAAACTCACACACCGTTGTAAAAGGAGACAATCCTTATAACATCGCAAAAAAATACGGGATAACTGTAGATGAATTGTTAAAGCTGAACCCAAAATTCAAAGACGGTAAGTTGGCAATCGGAGATGTTGTGACAGTGAAAGCTGGGAAACAAAATGCTCAGGCTTCCAAACCTGCAGCTGTTGAGAAAGTAAAACCCAATCAGTCAAGTGCTCAGGTTGGAAAAATTATTCTGCAGCCTAAGCAGACAGTTTACGGAATTACAAAACAGTACCGTATTTCTGAAACAGATCTGAGAAAGCTGAATCCTGAACTGGATGCCCATATGAAAATAGGGGATGAGATTACTTTACCACTCGACAGCATTAAAAAATATGGCGGAGACCAGCAGGTTGCTCCTCTGACTGTAGAGCCTAAACCGACAGAACCTCACAGCGGAATCAATGCAACAGCATCTGTAGAAGCATCAATGTATGTTATTCAGGCAAAAGATAATTATTACAGAATTACAAAACAGTTTGGGATTAGCCAGCAGGAATTATATGCCTTAAATCCAGGATTGGAAGAAAAAGGATTGAAGCCGGGCGAAACCATCATTGTAAAAAACTCAAAAACGGATACCAGTTCAGTTGCTGAACCGGTAAATCCAAAAACGAAAATAGATTCAGGAAACGAGAAATCTGCAACAGTAGCTGCGACTTCTGCAGGAACAACTGATGATTACGTGACCTATACTGTTCAACAGGGAGACACTGTATTCTCTATCGTTAATAAGTTCGGGATTTCAATTGATGAATTAATTGCCCTGAACCCTGATCTTTCAAAAGGACTGAAATCCGGCATGGTCTTAAAGATCAAAAAGCAGGATCCGGCTTATGTGAAGAAAAATGGTGATGCATTAAGCGTTGTTTTAATGCTCCCTTTCGGATACAGCACCAACGAAACTCAGTACAGAGGAATGGCATTGGATTTCCTTACCGGAGCAAAATTAGCCATCGAAAGAAATGCCAGAGGAGGACAGAAACTTGATATTAAAATTGTGGATTCCGGAAACGAAGCCTCATTTAAAAACTCAATGGCACAGATCAATCCGGATAATACGGATCTTATCATTGGCCCATTCTTCAAGTCAAACGTAATCGATGTTCTAGATTTTACTAAAAATCAGAAGATTCCTGTTGTTGCCCCTTTTGCCAACTCTCCGGAATTATATAATTACAGTAACCTGATTATTGTGGAAACTAATGATCAGACTTATGCAGATAAAATTGTAGAAGAAGTAAGAACAGTGTATTCAGATCAGAAAATATATGTAGTGGCAGACACCAAAAAAGAAATTGCAAACTATATTAAAGGCGGTCTTGAAAAAGCAGTTAAGAATCCAAATATAATGATTGTAAACTCTCCAGCAGAAATTCAGCTGGATCAGAATATGATGACAGGACAGTCTGCTCCGGTTATCGCAATTCTTGCCAGTGATAACGATACTGCGGGAGACGCATTTGCTAATAAAATGATCACTCTTTCAAAAGAAGTTCAGGGAGTAAAAGCTTTCAGTATGTACTATTCTCCTGTTTTTGAAAAGAAAGTGGATGATCTGAGTCAGGCAAGCCTTGTATATTTAATGGACAGAAAGATCAATGCAGAGGGAAGTTTTGAAAAAGAAATCTTGGCAGCCTATAAAAGTAAATACTGTAAAACACCTCCTAAATATGCAATCGTTGGTTTTGATGTTGTTAATGACATGCTGACCAGAGAAAATAAAAAAGGAGAGATCTTTAAGCAGATGAACAAAGTTCAGACTCAGCTTGCTACAAAGTTTGAGTTTGTAAAATCTAAAGCAAACGGAGCTTATGTAAACACCGGATACCGCGTGATTAGATTAGTTCCTTAA